AATTAGGCAAAGGTTGATATATGTTGGATACAGGTTCGCACTCCCTCATATGGAATTCTGAAAaccaaaatttttttctaaagacctAAAGTTTTTCAGAACTTATTTGACAGCAAAATATGACCTAAACTCATTTCTTAGTTAACTCCTGATGTGAACTAACATGAggtctttatttcactttgtgTAAATTTTCCTATGTttcaacataaaattaactaattTTGATTATGGGGTGCTGCCCCCCTCTCTTCTGGGGTGCTACATAGATATAGTATATGCTCTATATTACAACCCTAAAACCTAAAAAATTCTGAGTTTTGAAACACAGCTGACCTAAGGGTTTCTGATAAGATACTGTGAACCAGTACTTGCTTTCTGGGTCTGCTACACTCAGGATTTGTAAAAGGATAAAGATGAATGGAATGTAACAGTCTCACAAGTTTTTCAATTGTTTAGAATCCCAACAGAAGGCCAAAGAAGTTTGCCACGTGTACTTTACGAAGCTCCGCTCTGGCCTTACGATAAAAAAGGAGGCCTGTTACTTTAGGAGAGAAACCACCAAAAGGCCTTCACTGAAAACAGGTAAGGGGAACTGTATATTCTCTGGCAATAGTGGTAGGTATCTATTTGCCTTTGCTTACCACATCTAAATATGCAATTATTTTTCCTCACTCCAAGGttccttttagaaaatattaaggaTGACGAACTggtttttagctattttaaaaagggCATACAAAGAATTTGCATGACAGAAATGATTATgttataatgttaagtgaaaacaaaagatacacaactatgtataaatatgtttacaatatttttaagtgaatttttttaatttaaaggaagTAGGCTTAAGTGTTAGTAGTGCTTACCTTTTGGGTGTTGAGATTGTGGGTGACTAGTTTTCTTCCTCCTGATCTCTAATGAATGTGCTTCTACTGGGGTATAAGTGTGCCAGGAGGTATCAATCCCTTTGGTCCACGGAGTGGCCAAAGCCCTGGAGTCAAGCACTACTCTCAGCAAGCAACCTTAACTGGGAATTCTCAAAGGGGTGTTTGTGCAGAGTGGGGATTGATGGTCCATCCCTAATCCCATCTGGTCTGCAGGTGGAAAGCACAAAGGACATGTGGTACTCGCTGCCTGTCAACAGCAGTCTACTGTGGAGTGCTTTGCCTTTGGTATATCAGGGGTCCCGAAATATACTAGAGCACTTCATGATTCAAGTATCACAGGTATGACTGGTTACAGGAGTGACGTGGGAGTGAGGAGGGAGGTGTGACACAGGACCCTGGAAAGTGCTACTCCAGGTAGCAGTCccaagtctgtgtctttaatGTGTACCAGAAACTTCTGCCCATTCGCAGCTGATGTACCCATCTAATAGTATGCAAAGTGGCACAAGGGAGCTGTTCTAATAATGCACAGGCATTCTCTAGTTAACACAccatcattattttgaaatacttgcTATGGATTGGAATCCCATGGTCATTAGTTTTGGTGAAAATATGTTatcttttgggaaaaaaacacattttccccccaaatttcaacattttgaccattaaagaaaaaagctattgtatttttaaatgtaattctaacactttatACACTTTAAGTAGTAGTTAcaatggttttaaattttatcacATCCTTGTACAAGGTTCCAAGTTGATGATGACTATCAGTAAGTGAAGAgatcatcattaaaaaaaaaaaaacttgaccaggcgtggtggcttatacctgtaatcccagcactttgggaagctgaggttgacagatcacctgaggttaggagttcaacaccagcctggccaacatggcgaaaccctgtctctactaaaactagaaaaattagtcAGTTATGGTGAtgtgcacccataatcccagctacttgtgaggctgaggcacaagaatcgcttgaaccctgacagaggttgcagtgagccgagatcatgccagggcactctcgcctgggcaacaagagcagctgtctcaggaaaaaaaaaaacaaaaaaacttttcctGGAATTGCAGTTGCCATTTCAAGCATTATTCCTGCTATAAATGTCCTAAATTCCCAGAAGCAACACTGAAGTTTCTCATTCAGTATTTCTAAATCATTTACTTTAGAAGTTCATGTACAAATTCAGTATGTAACATTCTCCTTAATATTTTGTATACTATTTTTTTCCAGGCCCCATATAGGTAGTCCCTAAATCTGCTCCAGTTTACCTCAGCAggctataaaaatattatcattttctatgtgtattttgacactttttaaaagttaggagCACTGCACTAAGTGTCCCTGTTATTTAGCCAGAGAACAGGGTTCATACCCACATTCTCCAGGACTGTCAGAAACTTCTGGGTAACTCCATACTTTATAGatgaacatttatttatccatatcTATCAAAATACAGTTCCTTCTTTACCACAGTCCCCAGACCACGTGGTGTCATGAAGTGAAGGTTTCTTCAAGCAATGTCTgttggtttccattttctttttccccaccaAACACTCCCATAAGCACACTCACATGGCCTCCCAGGGCCTTTGTGCAGGACACTAGCACCTTTAATCCCATTCAAGGGTCACATCTCAGCCTTTGAGCTATGTAAAACTTGTGCCAAAGGCTTTCATCTAGCCAACAGTGACATACAAAATGCAACTcaaattgcaaaaatgttttttgagagagcattttttaaaaaggttgccAAAAGAATTGTACCTGACAAGTTTTTGAATTCTTAACAGGAATTTCACCTATTACAGAATCTCTTGCTTCTCTAAGCACATACAATGATCAATCCATTACTTTTGCTTTGGAGGATGAAAGTTATGAGATATATGTTGAAGActtgaagaaagataaaaagaaaggtagattattttctttttctataacgATGTAATAATgactaataaaagtaaaatgttttaataaaactaaatCTACCAAACTTTAAACAATGGATTAACTTAGACATGGCAAACAAGTCATGCTGTATGCTAACTCTAATGCATTGGCAGTGGATGCCGGAATCCACTTGTATGTCAAGATGGATTCAGAAGTTTTGTCAGGTTCATCAAAGAATGCTGACATTGAAATGTAGTATCTGTTGTGAAAGATGGAAAGAGGGACCACAGGTATTTGCTATCTCTAAATTATCCAATAGATCTTTCTAGCCTTATTAGTATCACCAAAGTACAACTTCTTTGTCAAtgctatgaaaaatattttaaatattttaataacaactATATTGGAGAATTCATCAGAGCATATTCATGCATTTTTGAGACCTTTCTCAAAACCAcaaaagttttgcttttattgatatataataaaatggGAGGATATTTTCTGATGTTATATATGTGTTGGAACTGAAAACTTAAGAAAATTGTGTCTCACCAGAGGGATTTTCTGTATTCTCTTTCAGATAAGGTGTTACTGAGTTACTATGAGTCTCAACACCCCTCAAGTGAATCAGGTAATTTGGAGAGCTGGGTAGCTATAATGCTTGAATTCTTAAGTATGGggtaaagataaataaaatccttttcaccCCATAGGAAAAAAGATAGTCTCAGAAGGTTATCTCCAACCCAAGCTCATGGTAAAACCTTAGATTCTCAGAGGATGCATTCTCATCCATTTTACAGCTTAATCGTTAGGATAAAGTTTTGGCTACACTTAATAGAGATCCAAAACAAGAGTGGCTTATGGTAGATAAAACTTTCTGTCTTAGCCACGGCTGGAATGGCTCAACAAGTTGTCCAAGGAACCCATCTCCTTCTATCTTGTGGTTCTGCCAACATCTACATGGTTCAAGAGTACTTGGGAGCATGATAATGTCCGGTCAACAggacagagaaaaacaaatgcatgCATTCTATTTCCCTTTAAGGGTACAATCTAGAAGTTGCATCTAACACTTCCTCTCATCTCACATTGGTCAAAACTCGGTTGTATTACTACACTTAGGCAAGCTGGGGAATGTCGTATTACCATCCCAAAAGAGGAATGAATATTGGGGGACACTATGAGTGGCTTTACATGCAGACAGGAAAGCTGATGCCCAAAGAAGTACCCATTAGGGTCACAACTCTCCAgttaaaaagcatataaaaaaactAATTTCTCTCCGGTTTATAAGCACCCTCTGCTTATCAGTGCCTCTTGAATTTGGGTACAAATACTTCTAAGTTACCTGTTAGTGaatgaagtaattattttaatgtaatgtcTTAGAGTCTTTTCCTGGGTGctgaattcatttaaataaagatGAGTTACAGTTCTTAACTTTATCATTTATACTTTCTTAATTGTAAGGTGATGGTGTTGATGGTAAGATGTTAATGGTAACCCTGAGTCCTACAAAAGACTGCTGGTTGCAAGCCAACAACAAGGAGCACTCTGTggaggtaaaaaaagaaaagaaaagaaaagaaaagaaaattatacatatataaatgattaCAGAACTGTCATGAATGATTCCACCAACTTGTGTAGATTTGGGTGTTGGGGTATTTTgcagaaggattttttttgtgCTATTGTATATAAAGCACAATCACTTACTACAAATGACTTTCTTCTAGAGTAAGGAAGGTAGGAAAGTGGCATGTATGGCTTTGCTACTTAAAGTCTGCTCTCTGCCAGCAGCAcagcatcacctgagagcttgttagaaatgcaagatTCCAAGCCTCCCAGAAATAAATCGGAATCAGCATATTTTAACAAATCTCCAGGAAATTCATATGTGccttaaagtttgagaagcactgttatATAGAATGATCTCAAATCCTTGCTATTTGGTTTTAGGAACTACTATGTTCCTCTAGGAAACATTTCTTTGTATAATATTGTTTTcttaaacaaatatcaaaaaataattttccattctgAGCCTGCTTAAGGGAGGGTCATAAGAGTTTCCATGTGCCAAGATTTATAAATAATCTAACATCTACATTCTGAACATAGGATTCATTGCATATTCTTCTTTAGTTAGTAAATGGCATTATTATATTGGTCATGATGTGTAATTATAACTATTTTGACAAACAAGTCAAAGGTAGAGGcatggaagaaaacagaagagcatAATATagaagataaattatataaatacacaaaattataaagCTAACACACACAGCCATGTAAGGCCTTATTAACATAAACAGTGGATAGTAACCAGCATCTTCCTAACCAAAACATTCCTAAACATATATAATCTAGTGTTTGGCATGTATAACTACTCAATAATAGAGCTACTTAGACTGAGCTCTATTATGTAgcaagcactgtgctaaatgttttacaaatattattttatttaatacagtaACTCTACAATGGAGTTGTTGTATTGGTCAACTGTTGCTATGCAACAAACCATCCCAAAACTCAGTGAcccaaaataataatcatttatatttattcatatgtctGTAGGTATTTTGAGGATTGACTGATCTAGAAAACTAGTTAGACTAAAAAAATGAAGCTTGAGAGATAAAGCAACATGCCCAAGGTCTCAGAGATAGTACATGTCAAAAGAAGGGCACAAATCCAGAACTGCTGCATCCAGATCCAATCACCCCAATCCATACTGCCTCTCTAACTATATTGACTATCAGTGAATCAAATCAaatccaccccccacccctctgGCCCTGTACTCActtctccccatctcccctccaCTACTCACTAAGCAAGCTTGCTAGAAATATCAAGTCATACATAAGTATTCCCCTTTAGTTTCCAATACAGGCAGGTAACGTTGACTCTGAACTTCCCATTCACATATGGATtgctttctctcttgtttcctcaGCTCCATAAGTGTGAAAAACCACTGCCAGACCAGGCCTTCTTTGTCCTTCATAATGAGTCCTTCAACTGTGTTTCATTTGAATGCAAGACTGATCCTGGAGTGTTTATAGGCGTAAAGGATAATCATCTTGCTCTGATTAAAGTAGACTATTCTGAGAATTTGGGTCGTGAGAATATCTTGTTTAAGCTCTCTGAAATTTAGTTGATGGAAACTTGTGGGTCTTGGGTTGAGTACCCAAATGCTACCACTGGAGAAGgaatgaaagataaagaaagagacaGTGACATCTAAGGGAAACGAAGAGTGCTTAGCATGCTGTGGAATGTTTTCcttattatacataaaaatattttttctaatgcttcagttctttttttctttccctctgtatAACTGCATATTCAATGCAAGTATCAGTATATTAAATAGGGTATTGGTAAAGAAACTGTCAACATTCTAAAGAGATACAATCTGACTTTCACTTTTCTCTAGTTTCAGTCCAGAAAGAACTTCACATTTAGAGCTAAGGCCACTGAGGAGAGACAGAGATCCTTGTCTCTCTGTAGACAGGGATCCATTTTAAAGAGCTacttagagaaataatttttcccCGTTCCAAACAATAGGCTCAAACACTAGAGCTGCTAGTAAAAACAAGACCAGATGCTTCACAGAGTTATCATTTTTTCAACTGGAATAAAACACCAGCTTTGTTTGTAGATGTCTTAGGCAACACTCAGAGCAGCTGTCCCTTACTGTCAGGGGATACGGAACTTCAAAGGCCCACATGGCAAGCCAGGTAACGTAAATGTgtgaaaaagtaaacataattgaaaagacaaataaattcaGTATTTATAAAGTGAATAACTTCATttctaattgtttaatttttaaaattctgatttttatatattgaatttACTTTAAGCAAGGCATTCTTACATTAGGAAGTGAAGTAAATTTTAGTTCagacataaaatttcatttattggGAATATGTAACatgctaaaacttttttttttttttaagtactaagCCACAACATGTTTTAGAGCATCCAGGTACCATATAATTACAATCCATGGTAAGGCCAGAAATCCTCTAACCTACTACAGCCTAGATGAGACACCGAATTAACATTAACATTTCAGTAACTGACTGTCCCTCATGTTCATGGCCTACCATCCCTTCTGACCCTGGCTTCCACAGACCTATGTCTTTTGATATACTCGCAGTCACACTGGGTGAAGTTGCTTTTAATCCTTGCTTCCCATGTGCTCAAGTCTTTTTGTTGTCCAGCTTCCTGATAACCCTGCTTACTGCGGAATATTCATTTGACATctgtctcttttcatttcttttaactaCCATGTCCTTGATATATCTTTTGCACCCCCTGAATTTCATTTCTGTATCACCTGACCTCTGGATGCCAACacatttattctgctttttctaTTGTAGAATTTTAGATAAACCTATTAATGGCAATATTTTTTGCTAAACATCTTTGTTTTTCACTGTCACTAGGGCAATAAGATTTATACTCAACGATATACCATTTTTTTAACTAGTAAAGGAATAGTTTTTAAAGTCTTAGCAAtttcttttgcaatttttcttAGACTTAATACTTATGATAAATGACTAACATAGTAACAGAATATGAAATATGACCTTTTCTGAAAGtatgtacttttaaatttctactaTATTGAAACCTATTAGATGTAAGTGCTGGTAGAATATAAGATAAAAGAGGCTGAGAATTACTATACCAGGGAATTACAATTGTAAAACAATATatctttgtttcattgttttgtcAATAATTGTTaccaaagagataaaaataaaagcagaatgtGTATCATCCCTTCTGAAAAACACTAATTATTGATGTGTGCATCTGTACGATAAActtaaaatgattattaaataaCCAAATATATCTACTACATTGTTtatattattgaataaaatatattttccaaaagtatGTGAGACTATAATGATTTTATCATACGATGACTCAATATTCTGAAATTCTTAAGTGAAAGTAAGCATATTCCAACCTACCAATGTTGGTATCCAGAGTAGGTCATTACCTGATAATTTTGGTGATTAAAAACTAAGTAACATTTTCAAGAGAAGAGATTGTGTCTTTTTCACCTGTGTACTGTCAGTGCCCATACTGGTGGGTGACACAAAGGTGTTCAGTGACTTTTACTCAGGATCAAACAGCCAACAGGTACCTGCACCAGAACCTTGATCTTACTATTCTGACTCCTTTTGTAGATAACTTTCAACTCAGCTCGCttattttcagtgtttaattttccttttcttaaaaaaaaaattccaccatCATTATAGTCAGTacaatttgattaaaatattcaaatgtggGGTGGCATTTTTGTCACTTACCTGTATGTGTTTTGATGGTCCAAATACACATTACTGgaaataatttgttcatttaattgtATCAGAAAGGATAATTGTGTCAAAACTTACTTTTTCCGCATTTTATTTGTGTTCTTTAGgtgtttatgtatttactgaATATCGTGAAATATTGTCAAGAAAATTTTATCTGAATGAGTAAAATGACTTAGAATTGGGAAATAATAGGTAAGAGTTGAGATTTAGGTggaatttggaaagaaaattgcCAATCTAATTAGAAAACAGCAGCTTGATTTAAGACTAAAACAATTTATTCATAATCCCCACTTTGCAGAACAAAATAagccaaaaaataatttcaatctttGTGCCTCATGCTGAAAAATTTCATGATGGATAGAAATCTTCAgctgcaatcccattactgggtatatacccagaagaataggaatacaaatcattctacataatatatatctacatacaaatgatataatacaaatataatacaaatcatatctacataaatatacatacatacaaatgttcactgcagcactattcacaatagcaaagacacagaattaacctaaatgtccatcagtgacagactggataaagaaagtgtggtacatacacacactagaatactatgcagtcataaagaacaagatcatgtcttttgtgggaatatggatggagctggaggtcattatgaaCTTATAAATACAAGTagactggggtctacttgagggtggagggtgggaggagggacatgaacagaaaaactaactattgggtactgggcttaattcctgggtgatgaaataatctgcacaacaaactcccatgacatgagtttacctatgtaacaaatcttcacaAGTACCCTCAAACctataacaaaaattttttaaaaattaagtaatttaaaaaaaaagaaatcttcagatGTGGTACTCCAGTGGGAGTTGGAGCAGTAGGCTTGTCCCAAAACTCCTTCTCCCTTCAAGTATAAGCCTATACAGCCCTGAAATCTCATCTTCTAGCAGTTATACATCAAATAGGTGCCATATGTACTGGACTTTGCTAGGCACCATGACAGCACAAAAGAAACCTAAGCCATGCTCCTTGttcacatggaaattaaaacatatgaaatatgtattattattattctttttaaacagagtctcactctgtcgcccaggctggagtacagtggcatgatctcagctcactgcaacctccgcctcctgggttcaagcgattctcctgcctcagcctcccgagtagctgggactacaggtgcccaccaccatgcccagctaatttttgtattttttaagtagagacagggtttcaccatattggccaggctggtcttgaactcctgatcttgggatccgcctgccttggcctcccaaagtgctgggattacaggcgtgagccaccgtgcccggccccctaAAACATGTACCATATGTATTATAACTCCAATTCTGCAGTACAGTTGTGCAAAGGTGAGAAAGATCAGTGTGGGTTTGTCATCAGGGAAAGAAATATAACTGAATTGTCTATCCCTATACCCTAAAACCTACCCTGATCTATTCTTATATCCATTCTCAAGGTCTTGTTAAGCAGGTTCCTCATGCAGGTCTTAGGTAAAAGGGGTAAATTCAGTTGTTTTAACCCCTTTAGTGGTCAGGATTTGGTATAGGGACTTAGGAGTCTGAGGAAATAAATCAAGAGATGAAAGTGAATGCAAGTTGGTAGAGAGAGAATCGATTAATTATTTCCTGCTGAAGTGCCAAGatgactgtgatggttaatattaggtgtcaacttgactggattgagggatgcctacatggctggtaaagtattgtttccgggtgtgtctgtgaaagtgttgccaaaggagactgacatttttgtttgtttatttttgagacagggtctcactctgtctcctaggctggagtacagtagagcaatctcagctcactgcaacctcagcctcccaggctcaagcgatcctcccacctcagcctcctaggtagctgggactacaggtatgtgccaccatatccacctaatatttgtatttttttgtagagccagggtttcactatgttgtccaggctggtctcaaactcctgggctcaagcaattcacctgcctcagtcttccaaaatgctagaattacaggctgagccaccataTCCTGCCAAGATTGAgttttgagtcagtggactgaaaAAGGAAGAACCACCCTCAATGTCAGTAGGCACCATTCAATCAGTCACCAGCACAACTAGAACACAGCAGGTGGAAGAAGGGTGATAAACTTGCTTACTTAGTCTTCTCATACTCTCTTCCCTTGCCAGGTActtgcttcctctcctcctatccttggacatcagactctaggttcttcagtttttggactcTGAGATTTGCACTAGTGGCCTCCCAGGgactcttgggcctttggcctcagactgaGGGCCACACTTTCAGCCTCCCTGGATTTGAGACTTTTGGTCTTGGACTAAACCACTCTACCagcttctcttttttccccaactTGTAGAGGGCCTATTttgggacttcaccttgtaattgtgtgagccaattatCCTTAATAAactcagatagatagatagatagatagatagatagatagatagatagatagatagatagatagatacagtgtgtatatatacattgtgtgtatgtgtgtgtatatatatccacacatatatagatatatacacacacacacacacacacacacatatacatacatatatatatcctactggttctgtccctttggagaaccctgactaatacaaagaTGAAACACTCATCCAAGCTTAATTACAGTCCCTAGCACAGAGGATGCTCCCACAAAGAGATTACGTGAATCAGTGTCCAGTGGATTAAGAACAGGGTTGGTTTGCTGCTTATAGGCTGTGCAACTTTGGCAAGGTAAGTAACCTCTCTCGATATCTATTTCTCCTCTGTAAATAGGGAGCACCAAATATTGTAATTGTCTACCTAATATCCACAACCACCACCCTTACTGCTTTACCAATAgaccctcatttttttttttatcagataaCAGTGCACATAACTAAAAATACACTCTTTCCCAGATTCCAATGCAGCTAGATAGGGTAACCATTTGGCATAGTtctgtacaataaaatataagcagGATAGTGGTTTAagaaaaacttcttttaaaaagacatatttgaCTGGCAAGCCCTTTTTCAGTCTTTTaccccttcttctcttcctgcctGAGCCATAGATAGGATGCTGAATGCAGAGCAGCCAACTTCTGACCACAAGGTGAAGAGCATGGGGACAAAGGCCTCC
Above is a window of Papio anubis isolate 15944 chromosome 13, Panubis1.0, whole genome shotgun sequence DNA encoding:
- the IL33 gene encoding interleukin-33 is translated as MKPKMKYSTNKISTAKRKNTASKALCFKLGKSQQKAKEVCHVYFTKLRSGLTIKKEACYFRRETTKRPSLKTGGKHKGHVVLAACQQQSTVECFAFGISGVPKYTRALHDSSITGISPITESLASLSTYNDQSITFALEDESYEIYVEDLKKDKKKDKVLLSYYESQHPSSESGDGVDGKMLMVTLSPTKDCWLQANNKEHSVELHKCEKPLPDQAFFVLHNESFNCVSFECKTDPGVFIGVKDNHLALIKVDYSENLGRENILFKLSEI